A single window of Aspergillus puulaauensis MK2 DNA, chromosome 5, nearly complete sequence DNA harbors:
- a CDS encoding uncharacterized protein (COG:S;~EggNog:ENOG410PP9I): MSPNEGGYNSKHSYYTNDLDDLTCIDEYFDPAIWNLFRSPHQYKDDNEWESLVNLVDQLSGLQDLVWACEVPFPPPLLDILHQKLPDCRLHNMAFKLPSLHYHAHYPQDVDNRDFTLATSPNLTSALVPISHYDHDGNVAYNEEAVIQMSAELALNLREVHVARRPIEACNTRYEAIKRGRPPWPGFFPNSPTKHGSGPLKQARLQRWSLNPAAIYTFKLWENKLDFSTLQVLHLWEVDVKTLLSASSHSFKSLRVLALHLKYPEDHNMDYSLDEAIYLDKAAASFVLALPPLKKVHFSGVHRHENTFQTILQLHGATLHTLSLILLPSSSLPGPLMTVSRVQQIQAHCPNIRDLRVSILRTRGNAAESEATIYQTLGLFTYLTHLELQLHLRDPYPESLVNDADYIDPQQIPDQELLVRAAVDEPLAREIFTKIITAGARSLQYLRVKTSTTWIPQNIKPIASIMARHWDCIRIPRVGNNPADIQVDVKEIGTRLRDLRRREHGGLKVGLAPYEKIFRELWPVKGESWEEDWHSFPLEASKGV, translated from the coding sequence ATGTCTCCAAATGAAGGAGGATACAACTCCAAGCATTCATATTATACAAATGATCTGGATGACTTGACTTGCATCGACGAGTACTTTGATCCGGCAATCTGGAATCTTTTCAGGTCTCCTCATCAATACAAGGATGACAATGAATGGGAATCTCTGGTCAATCTAGTCGACCAATTATCCGGGCTCCAGGATTTAGTCTGGGCCTGCGAGGTTCCATTTCCGCCTCCCCTACTAGACATCCTGCATCAGAAATTACCTGACTGCAGACTGCATAACATGGCGTTTAAGCTCCCAAGTCTTCACTACCATGCGCACTACCCACAGGACGTTGATAACAGAGACTTTACCCTGGCTACATCTCCAAACCTAACCAGTGCTCTTGTCCCGATATCACATTACGACCATGATGGCAACGTGGCATATAATGAGGAGGCAGTGATACAAATGTCGGCAGAACTCGCGCTAAACTTGAGAGAAGTGCATGTTGCACGAAGGCCTATCGAGGCCTGTAATACACGTTACGAGGCTATAAAACGAGGTCGACCACCCTGGCCGGGCTTCTTCCCTAACAGCCCTACGAAGCATGGATCTGGGCCGCTAAAGCAGGCACGCCTGCAACGGTGGAGCCTGAACCCTGCTGCAATATATACATTCAAACTCTGGGAGAACAAGCTCGACTTTTCGACCCTCCAAGTTCTCCATCTCTGGGAGGTGGATGTAAAAACTTTGTTATCCGCGAGTTCTCACAGCTTCAAGTCTCTCAGGGTCCTGGCATTACACTTGAAGTATCCTGAAGACCATAACATGGATTACAGCCTAGATGAGgctatatatttagataaaGCCGCAGCCTCGTTTGTCCTAGCACTTCCTCCTCTTAAGAAAGTCCATTTCTCCGGAGTACACAGACACGAGAACACGTTTCAAACAATCCTACAGCTCCATGGAGCAACACTACATACATTATcacttatattattaccatcctcttccttaCCAGGCCCTCTTATGACAGTCAGTCGAGTCCAGCAGATTCAAGCACACTGTCCGAATATCCGCGACTTACGAGTTTCTATCTTACGCACCCGGGGTAATGCAGCAGAAAGCGAGGCTACAATATATCAGACTCTTGGATTATTCACTTACCTCACACACTTGGagctccagcttcatctgAGAGATCCCTATCCTGAGTCTCTAGTTAACGACGCTGATTATATAGATCCTCAGCAAATACCCGACCAGGAACTCCTTGTACGCGCAGCAGTGGACGAACCACTCGCTCGAGAGATCTTCACCAAAATCATAACCGCTGGGGCACGCTCGCTGCAATACCTGAGAGTAAAAACATCAACTACCTGGATCCCACAAAATATCAAGCCTATCGCGTCTATTATGGCCCGGCATTGGGACTGCATCAGAATCCCCAGGGTCGGAAATAACCCCGCGGACATCCAAGTCGACGTGAAAGAGATCGGTACGAGACTGAGAGATTTAAGAAGGAGGGAACATGGGGGACTTAAGGTGGGCCTGGCCCCGTACGAGAAGATATTCCGCGAGCTCTGGCCTGTAAAGGGAGAGAGCTGGGAAGAGGATTGGCATAGCTTTCCCTTGGAGGCAAGTAAGGGTGTTTGA
- a CDS encoding nucleotide diphosphatase (BUSCO:EOG092643IE;~COG:D;~EggNog:ENOG410PJZR;~InterPro:IPR029001,IPR003697;~PFAM:PF02545;~go_function: GO:0047429 - nucleoside-triphosphate diphosphatase activity [Evidence IEA]) has translation MPDDKKEPLLSTSDDLPPAYEATTPTPAPSKRQLPPPPPLPLPVLQDLRTKRVVLASQSPRRRQIISYLGLPNIEIIPSDFAEDLPHSLQPFEYVLATATQKAQDVYAREILNEEKGEPALILAADTIVVEPQSGNILEKPRSEAHHIAMLKSLRDTKTHKVYTAIVAMAPLDSARDPGYAIETAVEETNVKFDGEVTDELILAYVRTREGVDKAGGYGMQGLGSILVEKIDGSADNVIGLPLKTTLKVIEKVMAKADDDDLLGGEEGEGESEEED, from the coding sequence ATGCCCGACGATAAAAAAGAACCGCTCCTCTCCACCTCGGACGACCTACCCCCCGCCTACGAAGCCACAACTCCAACACCCGCCCCTTCAAAACGCcaactcccaccacccccgcctctccctctccccgTGCTCCAGGATCTTCGCACCAAGCGCGTAGTCCTTGCCTCACAATCCccgcgccgccgccaaatAATCTCCTACCTGGGCCTGCCTAACATCGAAATCATCCCGTCCGACTTCGCCGAAGACCTCCCCCACAGCCTGCAACCCTTTGAATATGTCCTAGCAACAGCCACGCAAAAGGCGCAAGATGTGTACGCGCGCGAGATCCTCaacgaggagaagggcgagcCCGCGCTCATCTTAGCGGCAGATACGATTGTCGTGGAGCCGCAGTCGGGTAATATATTGGAAAAACCGCGCTCGGAAGCGCATCATATTGCCATGCTCAAGAGTTTAAGGGATACGAAGACACATAAAGTCTACACGGCAATTGTAGCGATGGCGCCGCTGGATAGTGCGCGGGATCCTGGGTATGCGATTGAGACAGCGGTTGAGGAGACAAATGTCAAGTTTGATGGCGAGGTGACGGATGAGTTGATTTTGGCTTATGTGCGGACGCGGGAAGGGGTTGATAAGGCGGGGGGGTATGGGATGCAGGGGCTGGGGAGTATTTTGGTGGAAAAGATTGATGGGAGTGCGGATAATGTTATTGGGTTGCCGTTGAAGACGACATTGAAGGTTATTGAGAAGGTCATGGCGAaggcagatgatgatgatctgttaggaggagaggaaggcgagggggaatcagaagaagaggattaA
- the SDH4 gene encoding CybS family protein (COG:C;~EggNog:ENOG410PNQN;~InterPro:IPR034804,IPR007992;~PFAM:PF05328;~go_component: GO:0005740 - mitochondrial envelope [Evidence IEA];~go_component: GO:0016020 - membrane [Evidence IEA];~go_component: GO:0016021 - integral component of membrane [Evidence IEA]) — MASLMRQSCLSAFRAPLATRNAAGVSQVVAFHASAKKQILPPEPQSIHGTLNDPAPIPTPHPSHGSYHWTFERAVAVGLIPLTIAPFAAGSLNPTTDAILCSLIILHSHVGFQASIIDYFPARRVPKTASFLNWLLRGFTLTTAVGLYELETNDVGLTETVKRIWKA; from the exons ATGGCTTCTCTCATGCGCCAGTCTTGCCTCTCTGCCTTCCGGGCGCCGCTGGCGACCCGGAATGCCGCTGGGGTCTCCCAGGTCGTCGCCTTTCACGcctccgcgaagaagcagatccTGCCTCCTGAGCCTC AATCCATCCACGGAACAC TGAATGACCCGGCTCCTATCCCTACGCCTCACCCTTCGCACGGCAGCTACCACTGGACTTTTGAGAG AGCGGTCGCTGTTGGTCTGATCCCTCTTACCATCGCTCCTTTCGCTGCCGGCTCCCTCAACCCCACGACGGATGCTATTCTCTGCTcgctcatcatccttcacTCGCACGTTGGATTCCA GGCTTCCATCATTGATTACTTCCCCGCACGCCGTGTCCCCAAGACCGCTTCATTCCTGAACTGGCTTCTGCGTGGTTTCACTCTTACCACGGCTGTTGGTCTGTACGAACTTGAAACAAACGATGTCGGTCTGACAGAGACTGTTAAGCGGATCTGGAAGGCATAG
- a CDS encoding MDR family NADP-dependent oxidoreductase (COG:C;~EggNog:ENOG410PGVS;~InterPro:IPR041694,IPR013149,IPR036291,IPR011032, IPR020843;~PFAM:PF00107,PF13602,PF16884;~go_function: GO:0016491 - oxidoreductase activity [Evidence IEA];~go_process: GO:0055114 - oxidation-reduction process [Evidence IEA]), translating into MATNKALIFKKIPEGYPVPGEHLGVESVSYDANAAAPADGVFLQSLYTSFDPYMRGRMRSAEVKSYAPPFFLNKPIESATIAKVVRSNNASYKEGDLIIGRLPIQDYVSVGADELSRIRPLENPLGIQDIRVFLGALGMPGLTAYSSLYEIGQPKKGETIFVSAASGAVGQLVGQLAKHEGLKVIGSVGSDEKLDYIIKDLGFDGGFNYKKEKPADALARLAPNGIDIYYENVGGEHLEAALEAINNFGRVVVCGMISQYNSAPYPIKNISFVLTKRLTMRGFIVGDAGMGDKYTKEHQENVQKWIKDGSFKTLIHETEGIDNAAEGLVGIFHGKNLGKAVLKF; encoded by the coding sequence ATGGCCACGAATAAAGCTCTCATCTTCAAGAAAATCCCCGAGGGATACCCTGTTCCCGGAGAACACCTCGGCGTTGAGTCTGTCTCGTACGATGCAAACGCTGCGGCACCTGCGGACGGCGTTTTTTTGCAGTCGCTTTACACCAGCTTCGACCCCTACATGCGAGGTCGTATGCGCAGCGCTGAAGTCAAATCTTATGCTCCTCCCTTCTTTCTCAACAAGCCTATTGAAAGCGCAACTATCGCCAAGGTTGTCCGATCCAACAATGCTTCCTACAAGGAAGGCGACCTTATCATTGGACGCCTACCTATTCAAGACTATGTCTCGGTAGGCGCCGATGAATTGTCTCGAATCCGCCCCCTCGAAAACCCGCTGGGTATCCAAGACATCAGAGTCTTTTTGGGTGCACTAGGTATGCCGGGCTTGACGGCCTACTCCTCGCTCTATGAGATTGGCCAGCCAAAGAAGGGAGAGACGATCTTCGTCTCCGCCGCCAGCGGTGCTGTCGGTCAGTTGGTCGGCCAACTTGCCAAGCACGAGGGACTCAAGGTCATCGGTAGTGTAGGATCGGACGAGAAGCTCGACTACATTATCAAGGACCTAGGGTTTGACGGAGGGTTCAACTATAAGAAGGAAAAGCCTGCAGATGCTCTAGCTCGCCTAGCCCCTAACGGGATCGACATCTATTACGAGAACGTCGGGGGAGAGCATTTGGAAGCGGCCCTGGAAGCGATCAACAACTTTGGCCGCGTCGTCGTCTGCGGTATGATCTCTCAGTACAACAGCGCACCATATCCGATAAAGAACATCAGTTTTGTGCTTACAAAGCGTCTGACTATGCGCGGATTTATTGTCGGCGATGCTGGAATGGGAGACAAGTACACCAAGGAGCATCAGGAGAATGTGCAGAAATGGATCAAGGATGGCTCATTTAAGACCCTCATCCACGAAACGGAGGGCATTGATAACGCGGCGGAAGGGCTAGTCGGTATTTTCCACGGAAAGAACTTGGGCAAAGCTGTCTTGAAGTTTTAA
- a CDS encoding uncharacterized protein (COG:A;~EggNog:ENOG410PFJ5;~InterPro:IPR027417,IPR001650,IPR014001,IPR011545, IPR000629;~PFAM:PF00270,PF00271;~go_function: GO:0003676 - nucleic acid binding [Evidence IEA];~go_function: GO:0005524 - ATP binding [Evidence IEA]), with translation MLVAFRRSAVSHALRSSPRTLSARPTPQRLQSLYSSITGPSYAPKSLFHSSPFRFSSSAISVEKDATEKFDLDQPGQSTSFRKLAEDGTVSRPLIDCITSHLRLENMTEVQRLTIPESVNGGDLLAQAKTGTGKTLAFLVPVLERLAKDRSLNKSIIRRGRKVGTIDIRSIIISPTRELAEQIADQAAPLASRLGLIVQKAVGGTQKRDALRRVYAEGCHILVATPGRLRDLLSNHVSGVTAPKLSSLVLDEADRLLDQGFAPELMEIQNLLPDPKEVDRQTLMFSATVAPEVVGMVRNTMKPDFKFIKTVNDNEIPTHLSVPQKTVILNGLENAMPALLELVKLNLDRVPPFKAIVYLNSTKHTSTAYEIFRHLLIDPETPRSGNPLDPLFRGEIHSRLSQAERTRVSNKFRRCKSGILFSSDVTSRGMDFPGVTHVIQIGTPRDRDTYIHRLGRTARAGRTGEGWIFLHQGEKGAFDRMMRDIPVHVDNTTLTTAGLNMLDEAEVTPEALSTLMQVKSATAQLLPEAKEETISAILATLSGIFKNKRMLSTAIQDLSVHGFGLRSTPSMSEYRSQILGLDQEDGFVVRTHRRTNPRGGRDFARGRGHGRDSFGGGRDRRDSFGGRRESSGGRRESFGGGRDRGSGRGRGERRERENIGEWLHQRRDEWA, from the exons ATGTTGGTTGCCTTTCGTCGCTCCGCTGTGAGCCACGCGCTGCGATCCTCTCCCCGAACGTTGTCGGCGAGACCAACTCCTCAGCGCCTCCAATCGCTCTATTCATCAATTACGGGGCCATCGTACGCGCCAAAATCGCTGTTTCATTCGTCTCCTTTTAGATTCTCGTCATCGGCGATTTCTGTTGAGAAAGATGCCACCGAGAAATTTGATCTGGACCAGCCCGGGCAATCAACTTCGTTTCGGAAGTTAGCAGAGGATGGAACAGTTTCACGTCCATTAATCGACTGTATCACATCACATTTGCGCCTGGAGAATATGACGGAAGTTCAACGATTGACAATTCCTGAATCCGTAAATGGCGGCGACTT GTTGGCCCAAGCCAAGACTGGTACTGGTAAAACACTTGCTTTCCTTGTTCCTGTCCTGGAGAGGCTTGCCAAGGATCGTTCTTTGAATAAATCGATTATCCGTCGCGGCCGGAAGGTTGGAACTATTGATATTAGATCAATCATCATTTCTCCCACGCGAGAATTGGCCGAACAGATTGCAGACCAGGCTGCACCCCTCGCTTCCAGACTTGGATTGATTGTACAGAAAGCGGTGGGAGGCACTCAGAAACGGGACGCTTTGCGGCGAGTCTATGCAGAGGGCTGTCACATCCTAGTTGCAACCCCCGGTAGACTTCGGGATCTGCTATCCAACCACGTCAGTGGCGTGACGGCCCCAAAGCTATCTTCACTTGTTCTGGATGAGGCTGATCGCTTGCTGGACCAAGGGTTTGCTCCCGAACTTATGGAAATCCAAAATCTGCTTCCGGACCCAAAGGAAGTCGACCGTCAGACGCTCATGTTCTCTGCCACTGTAGCCCCAGAAGTTGTGGGTATGGTTCGCAACACCATGAAGCCTGATTTCAAGTTTATCAAAACCGTCAACGACAATGAGATTCCAACGCATCTTTCTGTTCCGCAAAAGACAGTGATCCTAAATGGCCTCGAAAACGCTATGCCGGCTCTCTTAGAATTGGTTAAGCTTAATTTGGACAGAGTCCCCCCATTCAAGGCGATTGTGTACTTGAACTCCACCAAACATACGAGTACTGCATATGAAATATTTAGGCACCTGCTGATTGACCCCGAAACACCGCGAAGCGGTAACCCTCTCGATCCGTTATTCCGAGGCGAGATTCATTCGCGCCTGTCACAGGCCGAAAGAACACGAGTTTCGAACAAATTTCGAAGGTGTAAATCGGGTATCCTTTTCTCATCCGACGTCACTTCCCGTGGTATGGATTTCCCCGGCGTAACCCACGTTATCCAAATCGGTACGCCAAGAGATCGTGATACCTACATCCATCGTCTGGGCCGAACGGCTCGCGCCGGTAGGACGGGCGAAGGATGGATTTTCCTCCATCAAGGGGAAAAGGGTGCATTCGATCGCATGATGCGGGATATTCCCGTCCACGTGGACAACACAACCCTCACTACCGCTGGCCTCAACATGTTGGACGAGGCCGAAGTGACCCCCGAGGCTCTATCCACCTTGATGCAAGTCAAGTCGGCCACTGCTCAACTTTTGCCAGAAGCCAAAGAGGAGACAATCTCGGCCATACTTGCGACTTTGTCTGGAATTTTCAAGAACAAGCGGATGTTGAGCACCGCTATCCAAGACCTCTCAGTCCATGGTTTCGGCCTCCGCTCTACACCATCGATGAGTGAGTATAGGTCCCAGATTTTAGGTCTTGACCAGGAGGATGGTTTTGTCGTCCGCACTCATCGCCGCACCAATCCCCGCGGTGGCCGTGATTTCGCTCGCGGTCGTGGTCACGGTCGTGATTCCTTCGGTGGTGGCCGTGACCGTCGTGACTCATTTGGTGGCCGTCGCGAATCCTCCGGTGGTCGTCGCGAATCCTTCGGTGGTGGCCGTGATCGTGGCTCCGGCCGTGGACGTGGTGAGCGCCGTGAGCGCGAGAACATTGGCGAGTGGCTCCACCAACGGAGGGATGAGTGGGCTTAA